GTTGTGTTTCTGATTTTTGTACTTGCTACATATAATAAATTCCGCCTCACTACATTATCCTATTTCGTTATTGCCGTTCTTTCAATCACCATGTTCATCGGGGGCCATTATACGTACTCAAAAGTCCCTTTATTTAATTGGCTAAAAGATCATTACGATCTAACCCGGAACCATTATGATCGGTTCGGGCATTTCCTAAAAGGTTTATTTGCGATTGTGATTAGAGAAATATTAATACGTAAAACCCCACTAACAAAAGGACCGTGGTTATTTGCTGTTACCTTAAGTTTTGCGCTTGCCATTGGAGCCTTATATGAAATCATCGAATGGATAACTGCCATCATTTCAAAAGGCGGAAAAGCTTCAAAAGAATTTTTAGGAACACAAGGTGATATCTGGGACGCACAATGGGATATGTCGTTAACATTAATCGGCTCTATCCTTGTATTGTTTACCTTGTCCAAACTTCATGACAAGCTGTTACGAAAAGTGAAAAATTGAGAAGAAAAACGATAAAAAATAGTGATTTATATAGATCACTATTTTTTAATTAGAATTTGATTGTTAATATGATGTTCCATATGTTCTAGATAATCTTTTATTAGCCACTCCAATGATTTTTGTTGATTATTTCCTATATCACAAAGATTAGATAATCTATCATTTGGTGTGTTCGTTATTATATGGATGATTTGCTTATTTAAAGCACAAAAAAGGTTAACTATCTCATCCATTGGTCGCTCTTGATAATTCTGGACTAATACCCATTGGTCTTGATAGACCATTCCGAACCTCCGATTGTAGGCAAATTCTAAGAAAAGCCAGTTTTACTGCAGTTTTTTTAAAAGACGTGCCAGTTGATTTCAGAAATCCGCTCCCTTTCCGCCGACTGTCTGCCAAGCCTCCTCACCGCAAGCGTCTCCGGGGTCTCGGCTAGACAGTTATTCGGCAGGAGTGTCGCAAATTTCTTCATCCAATAAGGATTATAAAATAATAAAAAAACATATAGAACTAGTTTGCCTGCAGTTTTCTATTTAAAAGACGTTCCAGCTTGATTTCAGAAATCCGCTCCCTTTCCGCCGACTGTCTGCCAAGCCTCCTCACCGTAAGCGTCTCCGGGGTCTCGGCTAGACAGTTATTCGGCAGGAGTGTCGCAAATTTCTTCATCCAATAAGGATTATAAAATAATAAAAAAACATATAGAACTAGTTTGCCTACAGTTTTTTAAAAAAACAATCCAGTTGATTGGAGTGGGTGTTCGTGACTCCTGCGGGAAAAGCGTGTCCAAGGGAGAGGCGCAAAGAGCGCCGAGGGCGGACCGCCCGCGGAAAGCTAGTGCCTGGAGTGGAAATCATTTTACAAACCCTCAATAAAACATCAGAAGCTCATTTTATCGACTGAACCGAAATCAAAAAAGGATTTCGGTTTTCATTTTTAACCAGTTATGATTGTACTTGCTTACTTCCCTTTTTTTCATTGATGGCTTTTTGGTCGATTTTTGTATAGATGCGTTCCACTTCCATTTTGTCATGCAGCAGAAGTTCGCGGTTTTCTTTTAGCAGTTCAGTATAAGATTTCCTTCTTCTAGACATTTTTTAATTCACCTCTCAAGTGATTGAATTCCTTTTGTAAAACAACTATCGGAAGCTCGTATAGCTGCTTATTATATTTTTTAAAAATCCCTAATTTCAGAAGTTCTTGTATAAGTTCCTCTTTTTTTGCTTCTGCCTTTGAACTTAATTGGGTAATCATCAAGGACCCTCCTTAACAAAAATGCTGACTTTTGGTATTTTGGGCTGCCTAGCTTCCGATCCCACATGAAGAATCTCCACTTCTTCCTATTGCTTCCCAATATAAGGGCATGCTCTGCAAAGTCTTCACTTTTCCTTAATTGTTCGTATGTACTGCTTTCATGGTGTATTTTCAATACTCGATCATATACATCAAATCCAAATTGCTTCATTTTATCAGAAAGGATATCTATCGCGGCGAACGGTTTCGAATGGGTCAAGTCGCCGGCACCAAAGAATGCGACTTTCACTCCAGCAAAGTCCACTTGGTCAATTTCTTCATAAAACTCGTGTGCTTCATACGGTAAATCTTCAAGATTCCATGTATATAAACCAATAAAGGCCAAATCAAAATCCTTTAAGGCATCAACTTCAACAGTATCCAATCTTTCCATATATACTTCACAGCCGACAGCCTTCATTCTATTCTTTATGTTTATAGCCATTTTCTCGGTATTACCGGATAAACTTACATAACCAATGAATACCTTCATCTATATCACCACCCTAATTGAGAATTACTTTCATTACACATCTCACTATAAATGAAAATGATTCTCATTGTCAATTATTTACCTCCGCTATTATATGCAGGATGAATATAAGGAACGCATATTTTCGCTTCACCTTCCTTGTATCTGTAATGTTTCTGGAACGTTTCTTCAAATAAAAAGAGCACGTTTTACTCATTAAGAGTAAACGCGCTCTTGGTTAATCTAGTATCCCAACCCTAAATCTTTGAATTAATAAAATTTCACAATATCTTCGAAAGGCAGGAACGTTTTTTCTCCTGGTTGTTCATTCGGCTCACCAAATGGCATTTGAGCTATCAACGACCATTTCCCTGGAAGATCCCAAGTCTTCATCACATCTTCATCAATAATTGGATTATAATGTTGTAAAGATGCCCCTATACCTTCCGCTGATAAAGTCATCCATATTGCATACTGTAGCATAGCATTTCCTTGATGGGACCAATATGGAAACTGTTCTTTATAGGAGGGTGCTTTTACTTGCATTTGTTCTATTGTTTCTTGATTTTCAAAGAATAGAATGGTACCGACTCCATCACGAAATCCTTGTAATCGTTCTACTGTTGCCGCAAAGCTCTCTTCCGGAACACGGGAACGAAGTGTTTCTTTTACAATATCCCAGAACTTTTCATGCTCGTCATCCATTACTACCACCACTCGACCACTTTGCATATTAAATGAAGTTGGTGCATGTAAAGCCGTTTTTAATACTTCA
The DNA window shown above is from Peribacillus sp. FSL P2-0133 and carries:
- a CDS encoding DUF2238 domain-containing protein; this translates as MGRNKSILIHLILLLLVTAVFIWSVIKPEGYLIWTMEVLPAVVFLIFVLATYNKFRLTTLSYFVIAVLSITMFIGGHYTYSKVPLFNWLKDHYDLTRNHYDRFGHFLKGLFAIVIREILIRKTPLTKGPWLFAVTLSFALAIGALYEIIEWITAIISKGGKASKEFLGTQGDIWDAQWDMSLTLIGSILVLFTLSKLHDKLLRKVKN
- a CDS encoding FbpB family small basic protein, which codes for MSRRRKSYTELLKENRELLLHDKMEVERIYTKIDQKAINEKKGSKQVQS
- a CDS encoding flavodoxin domain-containing protein, producing MKVFIGYVSLSGNTEKMAINIKNRMKAVGCEVYMERLDTVEVDALKDFDLAFIGLYTWNLEDLPYEAHEFYEEIDQVDFAGVKVAFFGAGDLTHSKPFAAIDILSDKMKQFGFDVYDRVLKIHHESSTYEQLRKSEDFAEHALILGSNRKKWRFFMWDRKLGSPKYQKSAFLLRRVLDDYPIKFKGRSKKRGTYTRTSEIRDF
- a CDS encoding nitroreductase family protein, yielding MSATTTNLKEAIINRRSIRKVKKNENITKERINEVLKTALHAPTSFNMQSGRVVVVMDDEHEKFWDIVKETLRSRVPEESFAATVERLQGFRDGVGTILFFENQETIEQMQVKAPSYKEQFPYWSHQGNAMLQYAIWMTLSAEGIGASLQHYNPIIDEDVMKTWDLPGKWSLIAQMPFGEPNEQPGEKTFLPFEDIVKFY